One stretch of Vogesella indigofera DNA includes these proteins:
- a CDS encoding ribonucleoside-diphosphate reductase subunit alpha yields the protein MTMQTTTFDGQMAAELGRAAAPQDDYSQYKTIRRNGAVVAFEPVKISIAMTKTFLAVMGAQGANSASIRDKVALLTEGVVSALMRRKPEGGAIHIEDIQDQVELSLMRSGEHDVARAYVLYREQRTQERAARGEALHQIQINVIRKDGRKQPLDVARLRASIESACQGLAATDVDAILSETLKNIYDGVPEEEVNKSAILAARALIEQDPAYDYVTARLLLGNIRLEILGEAIAQEEMGSHYPLYFPTFIKKGIEAELLDEKLAEFDLKKLGAALKPERDLQFGYLGLQTLYDRYFLHIDGTRIEMPQAFYMRVAMGLALNEVDRENRAIEFYNVLSSFDFMSSTPTLFNAGTRRSQLSSCYLTTIADDLDGIYEGIKENALLSKFAGGLGNDWTPVRAMGSHIKGTNGKSQGVVPFLKVVNDTAVAVNQGGKRKGAVCAYLETWHADIEEFLELRKNTGDDRRRTHDMNTANWIPDLFMKRVMEGGEWTLFSPSETPDLHDLFGQAFEKAYVAYEAKGRRGELKVFKQIPALTLWRKMLTMLFETGHPWVTFKDPCNIRSPQQHMGVVHSSNLCTEITLNTNDDEIAVCNLGSVNLSRHMKDVGGKLELDTEKVARTVRVALRMLDNVIDINFYPVKKARNSNLKHRPVGMGIMGFQDCLHQMRIAYASDAAVEFADVSMEAVAYYAYLASTELAEERGRYPSYKGSLWDRGILPHDSINLLAAERGGYLEVDRSERMDWSLLRKRIAEHGMRNSNCLAIAPTATIANIIGVSASIEPTYQNLFVKSNLSGEFTVTNEYLVRDLKKLGLWDEVMVADLKYFDGSLGRIDRVPAELKAIYATAFEVDPKWLVDAASRRQKWIDQAQSLNLYLAGASGKKLDELYKYAWIRGLKTTYYLRTLGASSAEKSTGRGGELNAVASAPVAAAAEVDNTPATDAKFCSIDNPDCESCQ from the coding sequence ATGACAATGCAAACCACTACTTTTGACGGGCAAATGGCCGCCGAACTGGGCCGCGCCGCCGCCCCCCAGGACGACTACAGCCAGTACAAGACCATCCGCCGCAACGGCGCCGTGGTCGCGTTCGAGCCGGTCAAGATCTCCATCGCCATGACCAAGACCTTCCTCGCGGTAATGGGCGCCCAGGGTGCCAACTCCGCCAGCATCCGCGACAAGGTCGCGCTGCTGACCGAAGGCGTGGTCAGCGCGCTGATGCGTCGCAAGCCGGAAGGCGGCGCCATCCACATCGAAGACATCCAGGACCAGGTTGAACTGTCACTGATGCGCTCCGGCGAACACGACGTCGCCCGCGCCTACGTGCTGTACCGAGAGCAGCGCACCCAGGAGCGCGCCGCCCGTGGCGAAGCGCTGCACCAGATCCAGATCAACGTGATCCGCAAGGACGGCCGCAAGCAGCCGCTAGACGTGGCCCGCCTGCGCGCCAGTATCGAATCCGCCTGCCAGGGCCTGGCCGCCACCGACGTGGACGCCATCCTGTCCGAGACGCTGAAGAACATCTACGACGGCGTGCCAGAAGAAGAAGTCAACAAGTCCGCCATCCTCGCCGCCCGCGCGCTGATCGAGCAGGACCCGGCTTACGACTACGTGACCGCCCGCCTGCTGCTGGGCAACATCCGCCTCGAAATCCTCGGCGAAGCCATCGCCCAGGAAGAAATGGGCAGCCACTACCCGCTGTACTTCCCGACCTTCATCAAGAAAGGTATCGAGGCAGAACTGCTGGATGAAAAGCTGGCCGAATTCGACCTGAAAAAACTCGGCGCCGCGCTGAAGCCGGAACGCGACCTGCAGTTCGGCTACCTCGGCCTGCAAACCCTGTACGACCGCTACTTCCTGCACATCGACGGCACCCGCATCGAAATGCCGCAGGCGTTCTACATGCGCGTCGCCATGGGCCTGGCGCTGAACGAAGTGGACCGCGAAAACCGCGCCATCGAGTTCTACAACGTGCTGTCCAGCTTCGACTTCATGTCGTCGACCCCGACCCTGTTCAACGCCGGCACCCGTCGCAGCCAGCTGTCCAGCTGCTACCTGACCACCATCGCCGATGACCTCGACGGCATCTACGAAGGCATCAAGGAAAACGCGCTGCTGTCCAAGTTCGCCGGCGGTCTGGGCAACGACTGGACCCCGGTGCGCGCCATGGGTAGCCACATCAAGGGCACCAACGGCAAATCGCAAGGCGTGGTGCCGTTCCTGAAAGTGGTCAACGACACCGCCGTGGCAGTCAACCAGGGTGGCAAGCGCAAGGGCGCGGTATGTGCCTATCTGGAAACCTGGCACGCCGACATCGAGGAATTCCTCGAACTGCGCAAGAACACTGGTGACGACCGTCGCCGCACCCACGACATGAACACCGCCAACTGGATTCCGGACCTGTTCATGAAGCGGGTGATGGAAGGTGGCGAGTGGACACTGTTCTCGCCGTCCGAAACCCCGGACCTGCACGACCTGTTCGGCCAGGCATTTGAAAAAGCCTACGTCGCCTACGAAGCCAAGGGCCGTCGCGGCGAGCTGAAAGTGTTCAAGCAGATCCCGGCGCTCACCCTGTGGCGCAAGATGCTGACCATGCTGTTCGAGACCGGCCACCCGTGGGTGACGTTCAAGGACCCGTGCAACATCCGCAGCCCGCAGCAGCACATGGGCGTGGTACACAGCTCCAACCTGTGCACCGAGATCACCCTGAACACCAACGACGACGAAATCGCCGTCTGCAACCTGGGTTCGGTCAACCTGTCGCGCCACATGAAGGACGTGGGCGGCAAGCTGGAGCTGGACACCGAGAAGGTGGCCCGTACCGTGCGCGTGGCACTGCGCATGCTGGACAACGTGATCGACATCAACTTCTACCCGGTGAAGAAGGCGCGCAACTCCAACCTGAAGCACCGTCCGGTGGGCATGGGCATCATGGGCTTCCAGGACTGCCTGCACCAGATGCGCATCGCCTACGCCTCCGACGCGGCGGTGGAATTCGCCGACGTATCGATGGAAGCCGTCGCCTACTACGCCTACCTCGCCTCCACCGAGCTGGCCGAAGAGCGTGGCCGCTACCCGTCGTACAAGGGCAGCCTGTGGGATCGCGGCATCCTGCCGCACGACAGCATCAACCTGCTGGCGGCCGAGCGCGGCGGCTACCTGGAAGTGGACCGCAGCGAGCGCATGGACTGGAGCTTACTGCGCAAGCGCATCGCCGAACACGGCATGCGTAACAGCAACTGCCTGGCCATCGCCCCGACCGCGACCATCGCCAACATCATCGGCGTGTCCGCCTCGATCGAGCCGACCTACCAGAACCTGTTCGTGAAATCCAACCTGTCCGGCGAATTCACCGTCACCAACGAATACCTGGTGCGTGACCTGAAGAAATTGGGCCTGTGGGACGAAGTGATGGTCGCCGACCTGAAATACTTCGACGGCAGCCTGGGCCGCATCGACCGCGTACCGGCCGAGCTGAAAGCCATCTACGCCACCGCGTTCGAAGTGGACCCGAAATGGCTGGTGGATGCCGCCTCGCGTCGCCAGAAATGGATCGACCAGGCGCAATCGCTGAACCTGTACCTGGCCGGCGCATCGGGCAAGAAACTGGACGAGCTGTACAAGTACGCATGGATTCGTGGCCTGAAAACCACCTACTACCTGCGCACCCTGGGCGCCAGCTCGGCGGAGAAATCCACCGGTCGTGGCGGCGAACTGAACGCCGTGGCCTCGGCCCCGGTTGCTGCCGCAGCCGAAGTGGACAACACCCCGGCCACCGACGCCAAGTTCTGCTCCATCGACAACCCTGACTGCGAGAGCTGCCAGTAA